Proteins found in one Fulvitalea axinellae genomic segment:
- a CDS encoding TonB-dependent receptor has translation MRSLITLIIILIALTEGLAQGASIYGRIRSASGFVELAQVGLRSTSYGAVTDGEGNFRIDGIPEGEYRLVCSHVGMKEYAKKIRLETGINREINILLEENAETLERVVVTGTRTQRKITESPVAVNVLNAQTLEFTQSATLSDGLSFQPGLRVETDCQTCNYTQLRMNGLQGGYSQILINSRPVFSALTGLYGLEQIPTNLIDRVEVVRGGGSALYGSSAIAGTVNVITKKPKSNSYSVSNSISLIDGEEADNQFNVNGTIVNESATAGLSFFGTRRKREGYDANGDGFSEMAQLRTNSFGTDAFLMLGDRATLGANLYSIYEDRRGGNKLNTVAHLADQAEERIHHVLIGGLDFEYEGKGWDLTAYFSGQDTRRKHYTGVNNFDQGEAPLEAYGNTKNWTLLGGFQLNTTLADFLGGKNVLSLGGEIKYDYTFDKIPLYDYLIDQDVRQGGVFAQSDWEITPALTLLTGVRVDKHNLVDGLIASPRVSALYRLGNFQFRGAYSTGYRAPQAFDTDLHLAFSEGGVTLPAFDPELEEERSRSFSLSVNYERSTADFMYGISLEGFRTRLFDTFVFEEDGEDEKGNTIMRKKNGDNSTVTGLTFELRGAFREKIQAEAGVTFQRSSYDEGVKYLEGLPATKDFLRTPNDYGFWTLTYFPFSEAYVSLSGVYTGSMKVPHFAGAPGVTEDSYYDSPEFWETHIKLSKTLHIGAGGHDLEFFGGIRNIFNAYQDDFDLGKDRDSGYIYGPSAPRTYFVGAKLGFMN, from the coding sequence ATGAGATCGCTCATCACCTTAATTATTATATTGATTGCGCTGACCGAGGGCCTTGCGCAAGGAGCCTCGATATATGGACGTATCAGGAGCGCTTCGGGCTTTGTCGAACTGGCGCAGGTCGGCTTGAGGAGCACTTCTTATGGAGCCGTTACCGACGGCGAAGGCAATTTTAGGATCGATGGTATACCAGAGGGCGAATACCGTTTGGTTTGTTCGCATGTCGGAATGAAAGAATACGCCAAGAAGATCCGTTTAGAGACGGGGATAAATCGTGAAATCAACATTCTTTTGGAAGAGAATGCGGAAACATTGGAGCGAGTGGTGGTTACCGGAACCCGGACACAACGGAAAATTACGGAAAGCCCCGTGGCCGTGAATGTTCTGAACGCGCAAACGCTTGAGTTCACGCAATCGGCCACTTTGTCGGACGGCTTGTCTTTTCAGCCGGGACTTAGGGTGGAGACCGACTGCCAAACGTGTAATTATACTCAGCTACGGATGAACGGCCTTCAGGGCGGTTATTCCCAAATATTGATCAATAGCCGTCCGGTTTTCAGCGCCTTGACGGGCTTGTACGGGCTGGAACAGATTCCTACCAACCTGATAGACCGTGTGGAGGTGGTTCGCGGTGGCGGTTCGGCTTTGTACGGATCCAGCGCTATAGCGGGCACGGTGAACGTAATTACGAAAAAGCCGAAAAGCAACTCGTATTCGGTTTCGAACAGCATTTCGTTGATTGACGGAGAAGAGGCGGACAATCAGTTTAACGTTAACGGAACCATTGTGAACGAGTCAGCGACAGCGGGCCTGTCGTTTTTCGGAACAAGGAGAAAGCGAGAAGGCTATGACGCTAACGGCGACGGTTTTTCAGAAATGGCCCAGTTGCGGACCAATTCTTTCGGTACGGACGCTTTCCTGATGTTGGGCGACAGGGCTACCTTGGGCGCCAACCTGTACAGCATATATGAAGACAGGCGAGGTGGCAACAAACTGAATACCGTAGCCCATTTGGCAGATCAGGCCGAGGAACGGATCCACCATGTCCTGATTGGCGGGTTGGACTTCGAGTATGAGGGCAAAGGCTGGGATCTGACCGCTTACTTTTCGGGGCAGGATACTCGCCGGAAACATTATACGGGCGTGAACAATTTCGATCAGGGCGAAGCGCCGTTGGAGGCTTATGGAAACACGAAAAACTGGACGCTATTGGGAGGATTTCAGCTGAATACAACTTTGGCGGATTTTCTGGGAGGAAAGAATGTGTTGTCTTTGGGCGGGGAAATCAAATACGATTATACTTTCGACAAAATACCTCTGTACGATTATCTGATAGACCAAGATGTGCGTCAGGGAGGGGTTTTCGCCCAAAGTGATTGGGAAATTACGCCGGCGTTGACATTGTTGACCGGCGTGCGGGTTGATAAACATAATTTGGTGGACGGACTAATCGCATCGCCCAGGGTCAGCGCGCTGTACCGGTTGGGTAATTTCCAGTTCCGTGGCGCGTATTCGACGGGCTATCGGGCGCCACAGGCATTTGACACCGACCTTCATTTGGCCTTTTCGGAAGGAGGGGTGACATTGCCGGCCTTTGATCCGGAATTGGAGGAAGAACGGTCGAGGAGCTTTTCCTTGTCAGTGAATTACGAACGATCGACGGCGGATTTTATGTACGGTATCAGTCTGGAAGGATTCCGGACCCGGTTGTTCGACACGTTCGTTTTTGAGGAAGACGGGGAAGATGAAAAAGGTAATACCATTATGCGCAAAAAGAACGGGGATAACTCGACTGTTACCGGCCTTACCTTTGAGCTAAGGGGAGCTTTTAGGGAAAAAATACAGGCCGAAGCGGGTGTTACTTTCCAGCGGAGCAGTTACGACGAGGGCGTGAAGTATTTGGAAGGTTTGCCGGCTACCAAAGATTTTCTTCGCACACCGAACGATTACGGTTTCTGGACATTGACCTATTTTCCTTTTTCGGAGGCTTACGTGTCATTGTCGGGTGTGTATACCGGCAGTATGAAAGTGCCGCATTTCGCCGGCGCGCCGGGTGTTACGGAAGATTCCTATTACGATTCGCCTGAATTTTGGGAAACTCATATTAAACTGTCGAAGACGCTACATATCGGCGCCGGCGGACACGATTTGGAATTCTTCGGTGGGATCCGGAATATCTTCAACGCTTATCAGGACGATTTCGATTTGGGTAAAGACCGTGACAGCGGTTACATTTACGGGCCGTCGGCGCCGAGGACTTACTTTGTGGGAGCTAAACTTGGATTTATGAATTAA
- a CDS encoding RagB/SusD family nutrient uptake outer membrane protein, with translation MKKIFLYICLALMALCSACNEEFLERYPLDEISPNDYWKSTEDMKLYCNQFYGAFPVHSGWWNFSVLWDNNSDNLVPGTFNNRLAGRDEVPTSGGGWNWDNIRKVNYMLANTASVEGTVADVNHFMGEARFFRAWFYFEKVKAFGDVPWISKPLNIDSEELYAKRDARNVVVDSIIMDLDKAIAGLKEKGKAPAFRINKEVAMAFKSRVCLFEGTWEKYHTGTPFGVNGSDGSKYLQLAAEVAGQLIDGGKFSLYSTGDPAMDYHNVFNKTDYSGVSEVMLWKKYDRELGVTHNLGNRIPHQGMDTGLSKALVDSYLCSDGLPIAISPLYNGANDQKSLVSISANRDPRFSQVTLIPGNKILGEGDIIIPFEKPRLADTQENRCTTGYQIFKGASLDPDERSGANQATVGTVIFRFAEVLLNYAEAKAETGNLTQGDLDKSINKLRDRVGMPHLSLGAVPNDPNKAFSALSALINEIRRERRVETALDGTRLSDLLRWRAHELIVGKRPKGFLYKDSDLQGTYTSDGQDRIIIGENLFLDENGYIDPYQKSLPAGYGFNPDRDYLRPIPTQELTLNPQLSQNPGWE, from the coding sequence ATGAAAAAAATATTCTTATATATCTGCCTGGCCCTTATGGCGCTGTGCAGCGCATGCAACGAGGAATTTTTGGAGCGGTATCCCCTCGATGAGATTTCACCGAATGATTATTGGAAGTCTACCGAGGACATGAAGCTCTATTGCAACCAGTTTTACGGAGCATTCCCGGTACACAGCGGTTGGTGGAACTTCTCCGTCCTTTGGGACAATAACAGCGATAACCTCGTGCCCGGAACTTTCAACAACCGGCTTGCCGGACGCGACGAAGTACCGACCAGCGGTGGAGGTTGGAACTGGGACAATATCCGGAAAGTCAACTACATGCTCGCCAACACCGCCTCCGTGGAAGGCACTGTAGCCGACGTTAACCATTTTATGGGCGAAGCGAGATTCTTCCGGGCATGGTTCTATTTCGAGAAAGTCAAGGCCTTTGGCGATGTTCCTTGGATATCCAAACCTCTCAATATCGATTCAGAAGAACTTTACGCCAAACGCGATGCCCGCAACGTAGTCGTGGACTCCATCATCATGGATCTTGACAAAGCCATAGCCGGGCTTAAGGAAAAAGGCAAAGCACCCGCATTCCGGATAAATAAGGAAGTGGCCATGGCCTTTAAATCCCGAGTATGTCTCTTTGAAGGCACGTGGGAGAAATACCACACCGGAACACCATTCGGCGTAAACGGATCCGACGGCTCAAAATATCTGCAACTTGCCGCCGAAGTGGCCGGCCAGCTCATCGACGGAGGTAAATTTTCGTTGTACAGTACCGGCGACCCTGCGATGGATTACCATAACGTCTTCAACAAAACTGACTATTCGGGCGTATCGGAAGTAATGCTCTGGAAAAAATACGACCGGGAACTTGGCGTCACACATAATCTCGGCAACAGAATCCCACATCAGGGAATGGATACTGGCTTATCCAAGGCGCTTGTTGACAGTTATCTTTGTTCAGATGGACTGCCGATCGCAATAAGCCCGCTATACAACGGGGCCAACGACCAGAAAAGCTTAGTTTCGATTTCGGCCAACCGGGACCCTAGATTTTCGCAGGTGACCCTGATTCCGGGAAACAAGATTTTGGGTGAAGGAGATATCATTATCCCATTCGAGAAACCACGATTGGCGGATACGCAAGAGAACCGCTGTACTACGGGCTACCAGATTTTCAAAGGAGCGTCACTTGATCCCGATGAGCGCTCGGGAGCGAACCAAGCCACTGTCGGGACCGTAATTTTCCGTTTCGCCGAGGTACTGCTCAACTACGCTGAGGCCAAAGCGGAAACGGGCAACCTAACGCAAGGCGACCTTGACAAATCGATCAACAAACTCCGCGACAGGGTTGGAATGCCTCACCTAAGCTTGGGCGCCGTTCCGAACGACCCAAACAAAGCATTCTCTGCCCTTAGCGCCCTGATCAACGAGATCCGACGGGAACGTCGTGTGGAAACCGCCCTTGACGGCACAAGACTTAGCGACCTGCTAAGATGGCGCGCCCACGAGCTAATCGTTGGCAAAAGGCCAAAGGGCTTCCTCTACAAAGACAGCGACTTGCAGGGTACATACACCAGCGACGGCCAAGACCGCATTATAATAGGGGAAAACCTTTTCCTTGACGAAAACGGATACATTGACCCTTATCAAAAAAGTCTTCCCGCCGGCTATGGCTTCAACCCAGACCGCGACTATCTCAGGCCCATCCCTACACAGGAGCTGACCCTAAATCCGCAACTGTCTCAAAACCCCGGCTGGGAATAA